One window from the genome of Nicotiana tomentosiformis chromosome 5, ASM39032v3, whole genome shotgun sequence encodes:
- the LOC138891914 gene encoding uncharacterized protein codes for MGNLAYIPVDERLLVVDVQTLANQFVRLDVSEPSRVLAYTVARSSLYERIRERQYDDPHLLVLKDMVRHDDSKQVAVGEDGVLRMQGRICVPNVDGLRELILEYSHSSRYSIHPDLRISDTNSRGKGVLET; via the exons atgggcaaccttgcttatattccagttgatGAGAGACTGTTAGTTGTAGATGTCCAGACTttagctaatcagttcgtgaggttagatgtttcagaacctagtcgggttctagcttacacagtcgctcggtcttctctatatgagcgcatcagagagcggcagtatgatgatcctcatttacttgtccttaaggacatggtgcgacACGATGattccaaacaggttgctgtgggagaagatggagttctgcgaatgcagggtcgtatttgtgtgcctaatgtggatggacttcgtgaattaattctggaataTTCCCACAGTTccagatattctattcatccag atttgagaattTCAGACACTAATTCACGGGGCAAGGGTGTATTGGAAACTTGA